The DNA region TGTAAAAGATGACATCATGCTACGTATATTAGAAGATCTGCAATGGTTAGATGAAAGCGCAAGTATCAACGACCTACGAGGCTTTGTAGAAAGACATATTGGCTATCTGGAAGTAGATTACTTTACTGACCTTGATAAAATGGAAACAGCAGTTTTATCAGGAAATGTGGCTATAGTCTTTGATAATCAAACTGAGGGCTTACTTTTAGATGCTCGGACTTACCCAGCTCGCGGTCCTTCAGAACCTGATTTAGAAAAAGTAACCCGTGGTTCTCGTGATGGCTTAGTGGAAACCATTGTCTTCAATACAGCCTTAATTCGTAGAAGAGTTCGCGATACAAGACTTATTTTTGAAATGAAACAAGTTGGAAAGCGATCCAAAAGCGATGTGGCTATTGCATATATTGATGGCCTTGCCAGCGACAAAATCTTAGATGAGTTACGAAATAAAATCGATGAAATAGAAGTTGACAGTTTGGTCATGGCTGAAAAATCCTTAGAGGAACTACTCTATAAAAAGAAATGGTATAACCCATTACCTCAGACACGTTTCACAGAACGTCCCGATGTGGCTGCTGCTCATTTACTAGAAGGGCATATCGCTGTTATCGTTGATAATTCACCAAGCTTATTGCTCCTACCAACAACTATTTTTCACTTTACTCAACATGCAGAAGATTATTATCAAACGCCATTTATCGGTACCTATACAAGATGGATGAGATTTTTAGCTCTTTTGGCTGCTTTAGTCGTTACGCCTGTTTGGTTACTTCTTGTATACTATGTGGATTACCTACCAGAGTGGTTACAATTTATTGGCGCCAAGGAAGAACAAACCATTCCTTTGTTTATACAATTTCTACTGTTGGAATTCGGACTTTATGTACTGAGAATTGCTTCAATCCATACTCCAAGCGCCTTGTCGACCTCGCTGGGTATCATCGGTGGCTTACTTCTTTCCGAATTCGCTGTAACGGTTGGTTGGGTGAGTCCCGAAGCAGTATTATATATGGCCATTGTGGGTATTTGTACTTTCTCCTCACCTAGTATTGAATTCTCTTTAGCCATTATCGTTTTCAGAGTGGTACTCTTGCTGTTGACAGGTGTTTTTGCTTTCTGGGGATATGCAATTTGGGGTTTTGTAATCGGTATGGCCTATTTCATCATCATGGTCTTCACTACAAAAACCTTTGGAGGTTTTCGATATACATGGCCACTTTATCCATGGAATGCTCAAGCAATGAGTAACCTGATCTTTAGGAAGCCTATTATCGAAATCAAAAGAGATCGGTCTACCAATAAGCAGTAATTACATTTGATAAACATTTTAGTTCATTTAATTGACGCTTGTCTACCTTCCCTATATAATAGATACTGTACAATCCAATAGAACGAATTAATTTCATATCCAACATAGATACACTACGAAATGGGAATAGGGGTAGACAAATGAAGATTAATGTAGATACTGAGAATCTTGAGTTTTTTCAATGTTTCTCATCAGAAACTCGATTAAAGATGATAGAGCTAATTAGAGATGAACCTAGGAATATTGGTGAACTTGCAGGTATACTCAATATTTCATCAACTATCGTTGCTAGGCATATAAACATGTTACAAAAAGCTGGTGTCGTTGAGGCAGAAAATTTACCAGGTAAAAGAGGTTTACAAAAAAAGTGTAAACTCATCTTGGATGAAGTAACTCTGGACTTCAAGTTACCAGTTGCTGAAGTACCACAGTATGAAAGCCTCGAAATTCCTGTAGGTCATTTTTCCAACTATCTCATTCAACCTACCTGTGGTATTGCTTCTAAAGAGAAACTCATCGGTATAGTGGATGATCCACGATATTTCAGTAACCCAGAGCGAATGACTGGAAGTATTTTATGGTTTCAAAATGGCTGGATTGAATATAAAATTCCAAGCTATTTATTGACACCTTCTGCAACATACTTAGAAATTTCTCTAGAGTTATGTTCAGAATACCCCCATTACAAAAATGATTACCCATCAGATATTTACTTTTACATCAATAGTCACTGCCTAGGTAAATGGATGAGTCCAGGTGACTTCGGAGACAAAAGAGGTATCTATACACCGGATTGGTGGTCTCTTGGAACACAGTATGGATTATTAAAAACAATAAGAGTCACAAAGGAAGCCACCTATATTGATGGTAACCGACTTTCTGATGTAACTATAGAAGATTTACTTCCTTACTTTAAAGAAGATTTAACTCTACGTATAGCTGCACCCCAGGAAACAGAACACCCTGGAGGTATTACACTATTTGGTCAGGGTTTTGGTAATTACCCTCAAGATATTATAGTTAAAGTAGGTTAACCAAAAAGCTATGTTTAAAGATTAAACATAGCTTTCTTTATGCTTCAAACTGACCATTAACCTTTTAATCCTCCAATACTCACTTTCATCCATATTGATACTTATCCTTAATGTAATATTCTTACAAGGCTAAGCCTTCCTTTCACAGTTTCGAGTTGCTACGATATTGGATCCTGTGTCCAAAATATTCTCTATTATCTTATCTCCTACA from Vallitalea okinawensis includes:
- a CDS encoding spore germination protein codes for the protein MKLALNLEDNKLLIKSRMPLDKSFDLIGRDIEFAGTKAFMIFVDGFVKDDIMLRILEDLQWLDESASINDLRGFVERHIGYLEVDYFTDLDKMETAVLSGNVAIVFDNQTEGLLLDARTYPARGPSEPDLEKVTRGSRDGLVETIVFNTALIRRRVRDTRLIFEMKQVGKRSKSDVAIAYIDGLASDKILDELRNKIDEIEVDSLVMAEKSLEELLYKKKWYNPLPQTRFTERPDVAAAHLLEGHIAVIVDNSPSLLLLPTTIFHFTQHAEDYYQTPFIGTYTRWMRFLALLAALVVTPVWLLLVYYVDYLPEWLQFIGAKEEQTIPLFIQFLLLEFGLYVLRIASIHTPSALSTSLGIIGGLLLSEFAVTVGWVSPEAVLYMAIVGICTFSSPSIEFSLAIIVFRVVLLLLTGVFAFWGYAIWGFVIGMAYFIIMVFTTKTFGGFRYTWPLYPWNAQAMSNLIFRKPIIEIKRDRSTNKQ
- a CDS encoding ArsR/SmtB family transcription factor — encoded protein: MKINVDTENLEFFQCFSSETRLKMIELIRDEPRNIGELAGILNISSTIVARHINMLQKAGVVEAENLPGKRGLQKKCKLILDEVTLDFKLPVAEVPQYESLEIPVGHFSNYLIQPTCGIASKEKLIGIVDDPRYFSNPERMTGSILWFQNGWIEYKIPSYLLTPSATYLEISLELCSEYPHYKNDYPSDIYFYINSHCLGKWMSPGDFGDKRGIYTPDWWSLGTQYGLLKTIRVTKEATYIDGNRLSDVTIEDLLPYFKEDLTLRIAAPQETEHPGGITLFGQGFGNYPQDIIVKVG